A window of Fusarium verticillioides 7600 chromosome 10, whole genome shotgun sequence contains these coding sequences:
- a CDS encoding oxidoreductase → MADRYVTIHESPNGPGDSRPTAVQIIKDEGLEGKLNDQVVFITGCSAGIGIETAKALYLTGATLYLTARDLEKAKSALGDLAQDERVHLLELDLASLENVRSCAAEFLSKSPKLNILICNAGVMCTPEGRTKDGFETQFGTNHLAHFLLFQLLKPALAKGTTSDRASRVVMLSSLAHRFGEVNFDNVNMEGCYDGNQAYSQSKTANLWTANEIERRYANEGIHAWSVQPGGVLTDLGRHLSEEQKSGLAVDPYLKTIWKLPDQGAATSVWAAVAEALEGQGGKYLEDCQIVGKWDLSTPLYGRGYGEHACDTEKAARLWDKSLEWVGL, encoded by the coding sequence ATGGCCGATCGCTACGTCACCATTCACGAGTCTCCTAATGGACCAGGAGATTCTCGCCCAACAGCtgtccagatcatcaaggatgaaggTCTAGAAGGAAAACTGAACGATCAGGTCGTCTTCATCACCGGCTGTTCCGCGGGCATCGGAATTGAGACCGCGAAAGCGCTGTATCTCACTGGCGCAACTCTATATCTCACGGCTCGAGATCTCGAAAAGGCAAAGTCAGCCTTGGGCGACCTCGCGCAAGATGAGCGTGTTCACCTTCTCGAACTTGATCTGGCGTCGCTGGAAAATGTTCGTTCATGCGCTGCCGAGTTCTTATCTAAGAGTCCAAAACTCAATATCCTTATCTGCAACGCTGGGGTCATGTGTACACCAGAAGGACGCACGAAAGACGGCTTCGAAACACAATTTGGTACAAACCATCTTGCTCATTTCCTCTTGTTCCAACTACTCAAACCTGCGCTGGCCAAAGGTACGACGTCTGATCGCGCATCGCGAGTCGTCATGCTGAGCTCACTTGCCCATCGCTTCGGCGAGGTCAACTTTGACAACGTCAACATGGAGGGCTGCTACGATGGCAACCAAGCATACTCGCAGAGCAAGACTGCCAACCTCTGGACAGCTAATGAGATCGAGCGGAGGTACGCCAACGAGGGCATTCATGCGTGGAGTGTTCAGCCAGGCGGTGTCCTCACAGATCTGGGAAGACATTTATCTGAGGAACAAAAGAGCGGCCTCGCGGTGGATCCATATCTTAAAACAATCTGGAAGCTCCCGGACCAAGGTGCTGCTACAAGTGTTTGGGCAGCTGTCGCTGAGGCTTTGGAAGGTCAAGGTGGGAAATATCTTGAGGACTGTCAAATCGTCGGGAAGTGGGATCTTTCTACTCCGCTTTATGGAAGAGGATATGGGGAGCATGCGTGTGATACTGAGAAAGCGGCGAGATTATGGGATAAGTCTCTTGAGTGGGTGGGTTTGTAG